In Microvenator marinus, one genomic interval encodes:
- a CDS encoding MBL fold metallo-hydrolase, with protein sequence MLKLLGVSIGRRHESGTTWYLQGNSGGLLLDAGANATQEIEDVGLIFVSHAHVDHVGALIDLVERFPRARRVASVQTLRSLEAVLVNELKMRGGKIGRAHAIVDTFEPKKFHAPFVHDEFELTLLPAGHVPGSSMLLVERKAPAHRLLYTGDWSPFQMPGIEPVFWPGDVDTLILESALAAHHELDGYSFEEAIQTLGSLSGALILASPVGEARLVWESLKGRDGFCVHENLRSFLPEADFGLTHDCVRTLEQGGVVLAAGKELDFNTPSRALVQSIIGDATKSVRIVNGVKSRSLGDQFLHAGNRAKVQGLGRRRVQASILELTLHAPPVHLMRAVEDLAPSRVVLTHQDEKVLHAFKRKLGKHLEGKANPEIIVPSKAYIDLERLPA encoded by the coding sequence GTGTTGAAGTTGCTTGGTGTGTCTATCGGAAGGCGGCACGAATCCGGGACTACGTGGTACCTTCAGGGGAATTCTGGTGGGCTGCTTTTGGATGCCGGAGCCAATGCCACGCAAGAGATAGAGGACGTGGGGCTGATTTTTGTCAGTCACGCCCATGTGGATCACGTCGGCGCGTTGATCGACCTCGTGGAGAGATTTCCCCGTGCGCGTCGCGTCGCGAGTGTGCAAACGCTTCGGTCTCTCGAGGCGGTCTTGGTCAATGAACTCAAAATGAGAGGCGGCAAAATTGGACGTGCTCATGCCATAGTTGACACCTTCGAGCCCAAAAAGTTCCACGCCCCCTTTGTTCACGATGAGTTTGAGCTGACGTTGCTCCCTGCCGGACACGTTCCAGGTAGCTCCATGCTCTTGGTGGAGCGTAAGGCCCCGGCCCACCGGCTTCTCTACACAGGTGATTGGAGCCCTTTTCAGATGCCTGGAATCGAACCCGTGTTCTGGCCAGGGGACGTGGACACTCTGATCCTTGAATCCGCTCTGGCGGCTCATCACGAGTTGGACGGCTATTCATTTGAAGAGGCTATCCAGACTCTCGGCTCGCTCAGTGGCGCACTGATTCTGGCTAGTCCGGTGGGCGAGGCGAGGCTTGTTTGGGAGAGTTTGAAGGGACGGGACGGGTTTTGCGTACACGAGAACCTGCGCTCTTTTTTGCCCGAGGCCGACTTTGGGCTCACGCACGATTGCGTTCGCACCCTGGAGCAAGGAGGCGTGGTGCTGGCCGCTGGAAAGGAGCTCGACTTTAACACCCCTTCAAGGGCGCTGGTCCAGTCTATCATCGGGGACGCGACGAAGAGCGTGCGCATCGTTAACGGGGTGAAGTCCCGGAGCCTTGGTGACCAATTCCTACACGCCGGCAACCGCGCGAAGGTCCAAGGTCTTGGAAGACGGCGTGTGCAGGCTTCGATTCTCGAGCTCACACTTCACGCTCCACCCGTGCATCTGATGAGAGCGGTGGAAGATCTAGCGCCCAGCAGGGTGGTGCTTACCCATCAGGATGAGAAGGTTCTGCATGCCTTCAAGCGCAAGCTCGGAAAGCATCTGGAAGGCAAAGCAAATCCGGAGATTATTGTCCCTTCCAAGGCGTATATCGACCTTGAACGTCTACCGGCTTAG
- a CDS encoding tetratricopeptide repeat protein → MSKSRIEIDWRRALIPISLAIMFLMVFYFKTPLWALALFMLWMPIYYLAYPWYLRKRWLNFEREFAFHFQQRNFKTLLQFYRDNWFLRKFGPRAEMLTKLSLIYSGMEKYREAEQVLEQAIELTPSTHRDRLYYNLANVKYELGKYDEAEQMYKALNRGTPFGQTVRVQLALIDLQRGRSVAAAKKTLQTELENSTGVLKTRITDALSRA, encoded by the coding sequence ATGTCAAAGAGTCGCATAGAAATCGATTGGAGAAGAGCGCTGATTCCAATCTCATTGGCCATCATGTTCTTGATGGTCTTTTACTTCAAGACACCGTTATGGGCACTCGCGCTCTTCATGCTCTGGATGCCGATCTACTACCTCGCCTACCCGTGGTACTTGCGAAAACGATGGCTAAATTTTGAGCGTGAATTCGCGTTTCATTTCCAGCAGCGAAACTTCAAGACCCTGCTGCAATTTTATCGCGACAACTGGTTTTTGCGAAAATTTGGACCGCGCGCCGAGATGCTCACAAAGCTCTCACTGATCTACTCAGGAATGGAGAAATACAGAGAGGCAGAACAGGTGCTTGAACAAGCCATCGAGCTGACACCGTCCACGCACCGCGACAGGCTCTACTACAATCTTGCGAACGTGAAATACGAGCTCGGCAAGTACGATGAAGCTGAGCAGATGTACAAAGCCCTGAATCGCGGGACGCCCTTTGGTCAGACGGTTCGTGTGCAGCTCGCGCTAATCGATCTACAGCGAGGGCGCTCGGTGGCCGCTGCAAAAAAGACCCTGCAAACCGAACTCGAAAACTCAACGGGAGTACTCAAAACTCGAATCACTGACGCCTTGAGCCGCGCTTAG